CTGGCCTGAGCCTTGGGACGCTCCTCCAGGGCAGTAAGTTTGTCGGCTGCTGGCGGGCCCAGGTGGTTTTGCTCGCGGCGCAGCAGCACAATGTTGCGGGCATACACCACCGTGCCGAACACGTTGCCCAGAATCAGCACCGCATCGTGGCGCAAGGCCGCGTAAACCAGGATCATCACGGAGCCCACGAAACTGACGAGCCAGAAGCCCAAGGGCAGCACCGACTCGCCCTTGCGCTCCGAGTACAGCCACTGGTACACAAAGCGCAGCAGAAACACCGTTTGCCCCACCGCACCCAGCAGCAGCCAGCCACCGGGTATGCGCGAGGACAGCATGGCCTGCAGGCTGAAATGCGGCGTGCCGGCCACAAACCACCCCAGGGCTGCCAGCGGAAACGCGTAAGCCGCAAACCGAAACACCGGGTTGAGCTTGCCCCACTCGCCCAGCAGCTGCAGGTTGCGGATATAAATGGCGTAGCTGATGACCTGAGCGCCCAGAATAATCGGGTCGTGGCGCAGCATGCCGTAGATAATCATCAGAAACGAAGACACCAGGCTGATTTGCCAGAACACGCTGGGCACGAGCACGCGCTTGGCCCGCTCGCTCTGTACCCATTGCACCACAATGCGGCTCGAGAACAGCAGCTGCGAGGCAAGACCAATTAGCAAAGCAACAGTCTCGGTCTTCATACCAGCAGGTGCCACCTAGGCGGCGTGGTGGTGCTTCTCCCCGATTTCGTAGTTCTTCCAGCGCGAGCGAATCCAGCGGTAGCCGAAGGTATCCACCAGAGGTTTCCAGAGGCGGTTCCAGAGGTTGTACTTGGCCGTGCCGGCAAAGCGCGGAAAGTGCCTTACGGGCAGCTGCTTTACCTTGCCGCCCTGCAATTGCACCAAGGCACCCAGAAAACGGTGCATGCCATGGAACAGCGGCAGGCGCCGGGCGTACTCCGTCTTCAGGATTTTCAGCGGGCAGCCCGTATCCACAATCCCATCGTTAATCATCAGGCGGCGGAAAT
The sequence above is drawn from the Hymenobacter sp. YIM 151858-1 genome and encodes:
- a CDS encoding lipid-A-disaccharide synthase N-terminal domain-containing protein, translating into MKTETVALLIGLASQLLFSSRIVVQWVQSERAKRVLVPSVFWQISLVSSFLMIIYGMLRHDPIILGAQVISYAIYIRNLQLLGEWGKLNPVFRFAAYAFPLAALGWFVAGTPHFSLQAMLSSRIPGGWLLLGAVGQTVFLLRFVYQWLYSERKGESVLPLGFWLVSFVGSVMILVYAALRHDAVLILGNVFGTVVYARNIVLLRREQNHLGPPAADKLTALEERPKAQAS